One Xenopus tropicalis strain Nigerian chromosome 8, UCB_Xtro_10.0, whole genome shotgun sequence genomic window carries:
- the LOC116406927 gene encoding serine/threonine-protein kinase N2-like isoform X2 produces MKDVVHRDLKPGNLLMDKDGYLKIADFGLGKTGIGYGDRTNSMVGSPAYMAPEVVGKKEYTRAVDWWALGVITYEMLLGKRPFDGHNNSCLCEYIEEAEPHFPESLEPVAVSFISELLNKNPEERLGSTEGDAADVAEHPFFNNIVWDDILERKATAPFIPSLDGPEDVTYFEEEFTKLSANLTLPKGPSAEMEIPIEEAFQDFTYSAF; encoded by the exons ATGAAGGATGTTGTTCACAG agatttaaagccagGAAATCTCCTTATGGATAAGGACGGCTATTTAAAGATCGCCGATTTTGGCCTGGGCAAGACCG GAATTGGATATGGAGACCGAACAAACAGCATGGTTGGGTCTCCAGCTTATATGGCACCAGAGGTTGTGGGGAAAAAGGAGTACACAAGAGCCGTCGACTGGTGGGCTCTCGGAGTCATCACGTACGAAATGCTCCTCGGGAAG AGACCCTTCGATGGACATAACAACAGCTGCTTATGTGAATATATCGAGGAGGCGGAACCGCACTTCCCAGAGTCGCTGGAACCAGTAGCAGTGAGCTTCATATCAGAG CTCTTGAACAAGAATCCCGAGGAGCGACTGGGTTCTACCGAAGGAGATGCAGCTGATGTAGCCGAACATCCCTTCTTTAAC AACATAGTCTGGGATGACATACTGGAAAGGAAGGCGACGGCTCCGTTCATACCCAGCCTCGACGGACCGGAGGATGTCACCTATTTTGAAGAGGAGTTTACTAAGCTGTCAGCCAATCTGACGCTGCCGAAAGGACCTTCTGCCGAAATGGAAATTCCGATCGAAGAAGCCTTTCAGGACTTCACCTATTCGGCATTTTAA
- the LOC116406927 gene encoding serine/threonine-protein kinase N2-like isoform X1: protein MCHYNSSLLFQCRDLKPGNLLMDKDGYLKIADFGLGKTGIGYGDRTNSMVGSPAYMAPEVVGKKEYTRAVDWWALGVITYEMLLGKRPFDGHNNSCLCEYIEEAEPHFPESLEPVAVSFISELLNKNPEERLGSTEGDAADVAEHPFFNNIVWDDILERKATAPFIPSLDGPEDVTYFEEEFTKLSANLTLPKGPSAEMEIPIEEAFQDFTYSAF, encoded by the exons atgtgtcatTATAATAGTTCCCTTTTGTTTCaatgcagagatttaaagccagGAAATCTCCTTATGGATAAGGACGGCTATTTAAAGATCGCCGATTTTGGCCTGGGCAAGACCG GAATTGGATATGGAGACCGAACAAACAGCATGGTTGGGTCTCCAGCTTATATGGCACCAGAGGTTGTGGGGAAAAAGGAGTACACAAGAGCCGTCGACTGGTGGGCTCTCGGAGTCATCACGTACGAAATGCTCCTCGGGAAG AGACCCTTCGATGGACATAACAACAGCTGCTTATGTGAATATATCGAGGAGGCGGAACCGCACTTCCCAGAGTCGCTGGAACCAGTAGCAGTGAGCTTCATATCAGAG CTCTTGAACAAGAATCCCGAGGAGCGACTGGGTTCTACCGAAGGAGATGCAGCTGATGTAGCCGAACATCCCTTCTTTAAC AACATAGTCTGGGATGACATACTGGAAAGGAAGGCGACGGCTCCGTTCATACCCAGCCTCGACGGACCGGAGGATGTCACCTATTTTGAAGAGGAGTTTACTAAGCTGTCAGCCAATCTGACGCTGCCGAAAGGACCTTCTGCCGAAATGGAAATTCCGATCGAAGAAGCCTTTCAGGACTTCACCTATTCGGCATTTTAA